One Mycobacteriales bacterium genomic region harbors:
- a CDS encoding serine protease codes for MRLRTLLVGSLATAASLTGTALVASPASAAPAFAPAATATVKPGVQTYTQGAQCTANFVFTDGARVFIGQAAHCSGTGAATDTNGCDAGSLPLGTPVEVTGASKPGTLVYSSWLAMQANNETNGEACDYNDFALIELDPADVSRTNPSVPFFGGPTALGAGTSFGDSVYSYGNSSLRFGISQTSPKRGTSLGDSPAGWSTTVYTVTPGIPGDSGSGFLDETGRAFGTLSTVALAPFAGSNGVSNLAKELAYAQANGFAGVTLVPGDVPFSGSRLV; via the coding sequence ATGCGCCTGCGCACCCTGCTCGTCGGCAGCCTTGCCACTGCTGCCTCCCTCACCGGCACCGCCCTCGTGGCGTCCCCGGCCTCCGCCGCACCCGCCTTCGCACCGGCCGCCACGGCGACCGTCAAGCCCGGCGTGCAGACCTACACCCAGGGTGCCCAGTGCACCGCCAACTTCGTCTTCACCGACGGAGCCAGGGTCTTCATCGGCCAGGCCGCGCACTGCTCCGGCACCGGTGCGGCGACCGACACCAACGGCTGTGACGCGGGCTCGCTGCCGCTGGGCACGCCGGTCGAGGTCACCGGCGCGAGCAAGCCGGGCACGCTCGTCTACAGCTCGTGGCTCGCCATGCAGGCCAACAACGAGACCAACGGCGAAGCCTGCGACTACAACGACTTCGCGCTCATCGAGCTCGACCCTGCCGACGTCTCCCGCACCAACCCGAGCGTGCCGTTCTTCGGTGGCCCGACCGCGCTGGGCGCCGGCACGTCGTTCGGCGACAGCGTCTACAGCTACGGCAACTCCTCGCTGCGCTTCGGCATCAGCCAGACCTCGCCCAAGCGCGGGACGTCGCTCGGTGACAGCCCCGCGGGCTGGAGCACCACGGTCTACACCGTGACCCCCGGCATCCCCGGTGACTCCGGCTCGGGCTTCCTCGACGAGACCGGCCGCGCCTTCGGCACGCTGTCGACGGTCGCGCTCGCGCCGTTCGCCGGCAGCAACGGCGTGAGCAACCTCGCCAAGGAGCTCGCCTACGCCCAGGCCAACGGCTTCGCCGGCGTGACCCTCGTCCCCGGTGACGTGCCGTTCTCCGGCAGCCGCCTCGTCTAG
- a CDS encoding MGMT family protein, with the protein MARAASVSAGLSVRPGPGGEPSAYSREVLEAVAHVPRGQVASYGDIAEWMGRGTARTVGAVMSRHGHEVAWHRVVQASGRPAEPLLQEALALLRAEGCPVEGERVVMARARWDGREA; encoded by the coding sequence ATGGCCCGCGCGGCCTCGGTGAGCGCGGGGCTGTCGGTCCGCCCGGGACCGGGCGGCGAGCCGAGCGCCTACTCCCGCGAGGTCCTCGAGGCGGTCGCCCACGTCCCCCGCGGCCAGGTCGCGTCCTACGGCGACATCGCCGAGTGGATGGGCCGTGGGACGGCACGCACCGTGGGGGCGGTGATGAGCCGCCACGGTCACGAGGTGGCCTGGCACCGCGTGGTGCAGGCGAGCGGGCGCCCCGCGGAGCCGCTGCTGCAGGAGGCGCTCGCGCTGCTGCGCGCCGAGGGCTGCCCGGTGGAGGGCGAGCGGGTCGTCATGGCGCGGGCCAGGTGGGACGGGCGCGAGGCATAG
- the moeZ gene encoding adenylyltransferase/sulfurtransferase MoeZ, translating into MSLPPLVEPADELTRDEVMRYSRHLIIPDVATAGQKRLKNAKVLAVGAGGLGSPTLMYLAAAGVGTLGIIDFDIVDESNLQRQIIHGQSDIGRPKAHSARDSVLEINPLITVNLHEERLDSTNVMEVFAQYDLIVDGTDNFATRYMVNDAAFLLGKPYVWGSIYRFDGQASVFWPTAPGVEAPCYRCLYPEPPPPGMVPSCAEGGVLGVLCASIGAIQTTEAIKLLTGIGDPLVGSLMVYDALEMTYRKIKVRKDPECPLCGKNPTIISLIDYDAFCGVVSEEAQEAAAGSTILATELKAKMDAGEDFLLVDVREPAEFEIVRIPGSVLIPKGDILNGSALADLPQDKQIVLHCKSGIRSAEALAALKAAGLTNSVHVQGGVLAWAAQVDPSLPTY; encoded by the coding sequence GTGTCGCTGCCGCCCCTGGTCGAGCCCGCCGACGAGCTGACCCGTGACGAGGTCATGCGCTACAGCCGCCACCTGATCATCCCGGACGTCGCGACCGCCGGGCAGAAGCGGCTCAAGAACGCCAAGGTGCTCGCGGTCGGTGCGGGTGGGCTCGGCTCGCCGACCCTGATGTACCTCGCCGCAGCCGGAGTCGGCACCCTCGGGATCATCGACTTCGACATCGTCGACGAGTCCAACCTGCAGCGCCAGATCATCCACGGCCAGAGCGACATCGGCCGGCCGAAGGCGCACAGCGCCCGCGACAGCGTCCTGGAGATCAACCCGCTCATCACGGTCAACCTCCACGAGGAGCGGCTCGACTCGACCAACGTGATGGAGGTCTTCGCGCAGTACGACCTCATCGTCGACGGCACCGACAACTTCGCGACGCGCTACATGGTCAACGACGCGGCGTTCCTGCTCGGCAAGCCCTACGTCTGGGGCTCGATCTACCGCTTCGACGGCCAGGCGTCGGTCTTCTGGCCGACCGCGCCCGGTGTCGAAGCGCCCTGCTACCGCTGCCTCTACCCCGAGCCGCCGCCCCCCGGGATGGTCCCCTCGTGTGCCGAGGGCGGCGTCCTGGGCGTGCTGTGCGCGTCGATCGGCGCGATCCAGACCACCGAGGCCATCAAGCTCCTCACCGGCATAGGTGACCCGCTCGTCGGCTCGCTGATGGTCTACGACGCCCTCGAGATGACCTACCGCAAGATCAAGGTCCGCAAGGACCCCGAGTGCCCGCTGTGCGGCAAGAACCCCACCATCATCTCGCTCATCGACTACGACGCCTTCTGCGGTGTCGTGTCGGAGGAGGCGCAGGAGGCCGCCGCCGGCTCGACGATCCTCGCGACCGAGCTGAAGGCCAAGATGGACGCGGGCGAGGACTTCCTGCTCGTCGACGTCCGCGAGCCCGCCGAGTTCGAGATCGTGCGGATCCCCGGCTCCGTGCTCATCCCGAAGGGCGACATCCTCAACGGCAGTGCGCTGGCCGACCTGCCGCAGGACAAGCAGATCGTCCTGCACTGCAAGAGCGGCATCCGCTCCGCCGAGGCGCTCGCCGCGCTCAAGGCCGCGGGCCTCACCAACTCGGTGCACGTGCAGGGCGGCGTGCTCGCCTGGGCCGCCCAGGTCGACCCCTCGCTCCCGACCTACTGA
- a CDS encoding DUF3152 domain-containing protein, with protein MDRDVRRTGGAATAVLAAALVVALAGPGGPQAGAAPPSAPVPLAPLAPSLSDPPLAQPSAVVPPRAPVRAPAVVRRGNGDLARVAGAGARSGSGPLRRYTVAVEGGLGIDPAGFVRTVERVLADERSWGGGGRLSFQRVADGPVSFRVVLASPTTTDRLCAPLRTNGRFSCGTGSTAVVNSMRWLRGAASYAGRLEAYRAYVVNHEVGHALGRGHMSCPGRGLPAPVMVQQTKGTGGCVAQPWPYP; from the coding sequence ATGGACCGCGACGTGAGGCGCACCGGCGGGGCCGCGACCGCGGTGCTGGCCGCGGCGCTCGTCGTGGCGCTGGCGGGCCCTGGCGGCCCGCAGGCCGGCGCAGCCCCGCCGTCCGCGCCTGTGCCGCTGGCACCCCTTGCGCCCTCGCTGTCAGACCCACCTCTCGCGCAGCCCAGCGCGGTCGTGCCCCCTCGCGCGCCCGTCCGCGCACCGGCGGTCGTCCGGCGCGGCAACGGTGATCTCGCGCGGGTCGCGGGCGCCGGCGCCCGGTCCGGCAGCGGTCCGCTGCGCCGCTACACCGTCGCGGTGGAGGGTGGCCTCGGCATCGACCCGGCCGGGTTCGTGCGCACCGTCGAGCGGGTCCTCGCCGACGAGCGCTCCTGGGGAGGTGGCGGTCGGCTGTCGTTCCAGCGGGTCGCCGACGGACCGGTGTCGTTCCGCGTCGTGCTGGCGAGCCCCACGACGACCGACCGGCTGTGCGCACCGCTGCGCACCAACGGCCGCTTCTCCTGCGGCACCGGCAGCACCGCCGTCGTCAACAGCATGCGGTGGCTGCGCGGCGCCGCGTCGTACGCCGGTCGGCTCGAGGCCTACCGGGCCTACGTCGTCAACCACGAGGTCGGCCACGCGCTCGGTCGGGGTCACATGTCCTGCCCTGGTCGGGGGCTGCCCGCACCGGTCATGGTGCAGCAGACGAAGGGCACCGGTGGCTGCGTCGCGCAGCCCTGGCCCTACCCCTGA
- a CDS encoding CsbD family protein, with the protein MSTVDKMKNAAQQVEGDVKQRVGGATKDESLQAEGKKDEAVGNLKQAGEKVKDALR; encoded by the coding sequence ATGAGCACCGTCGACAAGATGAAGAACGCCGCTCAGCAGGTCGAGGGCGACGTGAAGCAGCGCGTGGGTGGCGCGACGAAGGACGAGTCGCTGCAGGCCGAGGGCAAGAAGGACGAGGCCGTCGGCAACCTCAAGCAGGCCGGCGAGAAGGTCAAGGACGCCTTGCGCTAG
- a CDS encoding Type 1 glutamine amidotransferase-like domain-containing protein, with product MTGTVCLQGGGEFSPGCRAMDADLLERAGGRAARVVVTALAGTPGRDYATATANGVSHFRAIGGTDVVAAPDVREDRAGAVDAIGAAQLLVLPGGSPSRLLTALRSTPIGGLVSEVLARGGVVMGASAGAMVLCPWTVLPDRSGPEGFGIEVGLAAVGDVSVVPHWSGGSSRGDWLRALASTGTVVLGLPEESGVLVTGDRVTAVGRAGTTLVSEGRLLELGETVELA from the coding sequence ATGACGGGGACGGTGTGCCTGCAGGGCGGTGGCGAGTTCTCACCCGGCTGCCGCGCGATGGACGCCGACCTGCTCGAGCGAGCAGGCGGGCGCGCGGCGCGCGTCGTCGTCACAGCGCTCGCCGGCACGCCAGGCCGCGACTACGCGACCGCCACGGCCAACGGCGTCAGTCACTTCAGGGCGATCGGGGGCACCGACGTCGTCGCTGCGCCTGACGTCCGCGAGGACCGTGCCGGAGCCGTCGACGCGATCGGTGCGGCCCAGCTGCTCGTCCTGCCCGGCGGGTCGCCGAGCCGGCTGCTCACCGCGCTGCGCTCCACTCCCATCGGTGGGCTGGTGTCCGAGGTGCTGGCGCGAGGCGGCGTCGTGATGGGCGCGAGCGCCGGTGCGATGGTGCTGTGCCCGTGGACGGTCCTGCCGGACCGCTCCGGGCCGGAGGGGTTTGGGATCGAGGTGGGGCTGGCGGCCGTGGGCGACGTGTCGGTCGTTCCGCACTGGAGCGGTGGGTCCTCGCGAGGTGACTGGCTGCGGGCGCTGGCCTCGACCGGGACCGTCGTGCTCGGCCTGCCGGAGGAGTCCGGGGTGCTCGTGACGGGCGACCGGGTCACTGCCGTGGGACGGGCCGGCACGACCCTGGTGTCGGAGGGGCGGCTCCTGGAGCTCGGCGAGACGGTCGAGCTGGCCTGA
- a CDS encoding Ku protein has translation MRAIWKGSISFGLVTIPVKLFSATEEKDVSFHQVRRSDGSRIKYKRVAAADGEEVAYGDIAKGYELSSGETVVLTDDDFKDLPLTTNRAIDVLQFVPLEQVDPIYFAKSYYVEPDKAGTKPYVLLRDALEDSGKVAVVKVALRNRESLATLRVRDGVFVLETMLWPDEVRVPAFDFLGEDVEVRPQELVMAGSLIETLSGDFDPTQYTDSYREALQAVIEAKVEGREVVQPEAAQPTSGTVVDLMAALRASVEAAKRERADTGGQAANEAAAGKAPSRAPAKAAGKRAPAKPSATTKKAATTTKKAAPAKKAVRKSA, from the coding sequence GTGCGGGCGATCTGGAAGGGCAGCATCAGCTTCGGGCTGGTGACGATCCCGGTGAAGCTGTTCAGCGCCACCGAGGAGAAGGACGTGTCCTTCCACCAGGTCAGGCGCTCGGACGGCTCGCGGATCAAGTACAAGCGGGTCGCCGCGGCCGACGGTGAGGAGGTCGCCTACGGCGACATCGCCAAGGGCTACGAGCTGAGCTCCGGTGAGACCGTCGTCCTGACCGACGACGACTTCAAGGACCTGCCGCTCACCACGAACCGCGCCATCGACGTGCTGCAGTTCGTGCCGCTCGAGCAGGTCGACCCCATCTACTTCGCCAAGAGCTACTACGTCGAGCCGGACAAGGCCGGCACCAAGCCCTACGTCCTGCTGCGCGACGCCCTCGAGGACAGCGGCAAGGTGGCCGTCGTCAAGGTGGCGCTGCGCAACCGGGAGTCGCTCGCGACCCTGCGGGTCCGCGACGGCGTCTTCGTGCTCGAGACGATGCTGTGGCCCGACGAGGTGCGGGTCCCGGCGTTCGACTTCCTCGGCGAGGACGTCGAGGTCCGGCCGCAGGAGCTGGTCATGGCCGGCTCGCTCATCGAGACGCTGTCGGGCGACTTCGACCCGACGCAGTACACCGACTCCTACCGCGAGGCCTTGCAGGCCGTCATCGAGGCGAAGGTGGAGGGCCGCGAGGTCGTCCAGCCCGAGGCGGCGCAACCGACCTCGGGCACGGTCGTGGACCTCATGGCTGCGCTCCGCGCGAGCGTCGAGGCGGCCAAGAGGGAGCGCGCCGACACCGGGGGTCAGGCGGCGAACGAGGCCGCGGCCGGGAAGGCGCCGTCCCGGGCGCCCGCGAAGGCGGCTGGGAAGAGGGCCCCCGCGAAGCCGTCTGCCACCACGAAGAAGGCAGCCACCACCACGAAGAAGGCAGCCCCCGCGAAGAAGGCAGTGCGCAAGAGCGCCTGA
- the ligD gene encoding non-homologous end-joining DNA ligase, with protein MLPRGLSPMLATTGALPQGDDGWAHEVKWDGVRALVAVEGGGVRVTSRNGNDVTAGYPELAGLTAPEPALLDGELVAFDDSGRPDFGLLQGRMHVRGPSPALMRATPVTLLVFDVLHLGERSLLAEPYDVRREVLEGLGLSGDHWQVPPAFLGAGGPVADATRAQGMEGLVSKRRDSRYAPGRRSPAWVKTKHVLRQSVVVCGWKAGEGGRSGRIGSLLLGVHGEGGLRYAGHVGTGFSSAALAHLQQLLEPLARASPAYADEVPREHARHARWVEPVLVGEVEVTAWTRDGRLRHPSWKGLRDDLDPGQVVRE; from the coding sequence GTGCTCCCGCGCGGCCTGTCCCCGATGCTGGCGACCACCGGTGCGCTTCCCCAGGGTGACGACGGCTGGGCCCACGAGGTGAAGTGGGACGGCGTGCGCGCCCTGGTCGCGGTCGAGGGCGGCGGTGTCCGGGTGACCTCGCGCAACGGCAACGACGTGACCGCCGGATACCCCGAGCTCGCCGGTCTCACCGCGCCCGAGCCCGCGCTGCTCGACGGCGAGCTCGTCGCCTTCGACGACAGCGGGCGGCCCGACTTCGGACTGCTGCAGGGGCGCATGCACGTCCGCGGTCCGTCGCCCGCACTGATGCGCGCCACCCCCGTCACGCTGCTCGTCTTCGACGTCCTGCACCTCGGGGAGCGCTCGCTGCTCGCCGAGCCCTACGACGTACGCCGGGAGGTGCTCGAGGGGCTGGGGCTCTCCGGCGACCACTGGCAGGTCCCGCCCGCCTTCCTGGGCGCGGGCGGTCCGGTCGCGGACGCGACCCGCGCCCAGGGCATGGAGGGGCTGGTGAGCAAGCGGCGCGACAGCCGCTACGCACCCGGCCGCCGCAGCCCAGCCTGGGTGAAGACCAAGCACGTGCTGCGCCAGTCGGTGGTCGTGTGTGGCTGGAAGGCCGGCGAGGGGGGTCGCAGCGGACGCATCGGCTCGCTGCTGCTCGGCGTCCACGGCGAGGGCGGTCTGCGCTACGCCGGCCACGTCGGGACCGGCTTCAGCAGCGCAGCCCTCGCGCACCTGCAGCAGCTGCTCGAGCCGCTCGCGCGCGCATCACCGGCGTACGCCGACGAGGTGCCCCGCGAGCACGCCAGGCACGCGAGATGGGTGGAACCGGTGCTCGTGGGGGAGGTCGAGGTCACCGCCTGGACGCGCGACGGGCGGCTGCGGCACCCGTCGTGGAAGGGCCTGCGCGATGACCTCGACCCCGGGCAGGTGGTGCGCGAGTGA
- the ligD gene encoding non-homologous end-joining DNA ligase, which produces MKVPVQVEGRTLVLSNLDKVLYPAVGFTKAEVIDYYTRIAPVLLPHLADRALTRKRYPDGVDGQVFFEKNAPRGTPDWVRTVTLPSPGSSTQRETIDYVVCDDLPTLVWTANLAALELHTHMWRVMRTKDVARRPDLLVFDLDPGPPATIVECCEVALLLRERLGADGLDPVAKTSGSKGMQLYARAPKGTSTNDYAKAVAQELERARPDLVVHRMAKDLRPGKVLVDWSQNSPAKTTVTVYSLRARERPTVSTPVTWDEVAACTSPSDLVFVTDDVLARVAATGDLFAPLL; this is translated from the coding sequence GTGAAGGTCCCCGTGCAGGTCGAGGGGCGCACCCTGGTGCTGTCGAACCTCGACAAGGTGCTCTACCCGGCGGTCGGCTTCACCAAGGCCGAGGTGATCGACTACTACACCCGCATCGCGCCGGTGCTGCTCCCGCACCTGGCCGACCGGGCGCTGACGCGCAAGCGCTACCCGGACGGCGTCGACGGGCAGGTGTTCTTCGAGAAGAACGCACCCCGGGGCACGCCCGACTGGGTGCGGACCGTGACGCTGCCCTCGCCGGGGTCGTCGACGCAGCGCGAGACGATCGACTACGTCGTCTGCGACGACCTGCCGACCCTGGTCTGGACGGCCAACCTGGCCGCCCTCGAGCTGCACACCCACATGTGGCGGGTGATGCGGACGAAGGACGTCGCGCGGCGCCCGGACCTCCTCGTGTTCGACCTCGACCCGGGGCCGCCCGCGACGATCGTCGAGTGCTGCGAGGTGGCCCTGCTGCTGCGCGAGCGGCTCGGCGCCGACGGCCTCGATCCCGTCGCGAAGACCAGCGGCAGCAAGGGGATGCAGCTCTACGCGCGAGCACCGAAGGGCACGAGCACAAACGACTACGCCAAGGCCGTCGCGCAGGAGCTCGAGCGGGCCCGCCCCGACCTCGTGGTGCACCGGATGGCCAAGGACCTCCGGCCAGGCAAGGTGCTCGTCGACTGGTCCCAGAACTCACCGGCCAAGACGACCGTGACGGTCTACTCCCTGCGGGCCCGCGAGCGGCCGACCGTCTCCACCCCGGTCACCTGGGACGAGGTCGCCGCTTGCACGTCGCCGTCGGACCTGGTGTTCGTCACCGACGACGTCCTCGCTCGCGTGGCTGCGACGGGTGACCTCTTCGCGCCGCTGCTGTGA
- a CDS encoding DUF421 domain-containing protein, whose amino-acid sequence MDVVYRATVIYFFLWFVTRALGKRELGQMTAFELVLLVTMGDLIQQGTTQEDFSVTGAMLAVGTFASLLLLFSWISFRFPRTRTTLEGAPVVVIKDGRPLEDVMRLERLSDWELKEGLREQGIDDVRTVAVGILEPDGKFSFFTDSSRDSSSDAPQPAEGPAL is encoded by the coding sequence ATGGACGTCGTCTACCGCGCAACGGTCATCTACTTCTTCCTGTGGTTCGTCACCCGCGCGCTGGGCAAGCGCGAGCTCGGCCAGATGACCGCCTTCGAGCTCGTGCTGCTCGTGACGATGGGAGACCTCATCCAGCAGGGCACTACGCAGGAGGACTTCAGCGTCACCGGAGCGATGCTCGCCGTCGGCACCTTCGCGAGCCTGCTGCTGCTCTTCAGCTGGATCAGCTTCCGCTTCCCCCGGACCCGTACCACCCTCGAGGGCGCCCCCGTCGTCGTCATCAAGGACGGCCGGCCGTTGGAGGACGTCATGCGGCTGGAGCGGCTGTCGGACTGGGAGCTCAAGGAGGGCCTGCGCGAGCAGGGGATCGACGACGTGCGCACCGTCGCCGTCGGCATCCTGGAGCCCGACGGCAAGTTCTCGTTCTTCACCGACTCGAGCCGTGACTCCAGCAGCGACGCGCCGCAGCCGGCCGAGGGTCCCGCGCTCTGA
- a CDS encoding DUF6158 family protein, with protein MSGVPAVQLSDEALERELKHLHETRHDTFLHGSEDALHFHTARTTELEEDYLRRNPDRVLDARRTRHGSRELAGQE; from the coding sequence ATGTCCGGAGTGCCTGCAGTGCAGCTGAGCGACGAGGCGCTGGAGCGCGAGCTCAAGCACCTGCACGAGACCCGGCACGACACCTTCCTGCACGGCAGCGAGGACGCTCTGCACTTCCACACCGCCCGTACCACCGAGCTCGAGGAGGACTACCTGCGCCGCAACCCCGACCGGGTCCTCGACGCGCGACGCACCCGCCACGGGTCACGGGAGCTCGCGGGCCAGGAGTAA
- a CDS encoding TetR/AcrR family transcriptional regulator, with protein MTPTPAERDVPRGTRLPRQARRKQLLGAAQEIFVAQGYHAAAMDDIAERAGVSKPVLYQHFPGKLELYLALLDEHAADLTRKVVAALQSTTDNRLRVAACVAAYFDFVDGDGEAFRLVFESDLRNDPAVRARVEKMTAECVEAISETIAHDTGFGHEDSKLLAVGLTGMAEVGARWWLAAQVDGPGSVPKERAVELLVGLSWRGISGAPLHG; from the coding sequence ATGACGCCCACGCCCGCCGAGCGCGACGTGCCGCGCGGCACGAGGCTGCCGCGACAGGCCCGGCGCAAGCAGCTGCTCGGCGCTGCGCAGGAGATCTTCGTCGCGCAGGGCTACCACGCCGCCGCGATGGACGACATCGCCGAGCGCGCCGGCGTCTCCAAGCCCGTGCTCTACCAGCACTTCCCCGGCAAGCTCGAGCTCTACCTCGCGCTGCTCGACGAGCACGCCGCCGACCTGACCCGCAAGGTCGTGGCCGCCCTGCAGTCGACGACCGACAACAGGTTACGCGTGGCGGCCTGCGTCGCTGCCTACTTCGACTTTGTCGACGGCGACGGCGAGGCCTTCCGGCTGGTCTTCGAGAGCGACCTGCGCAACGACCCGGCCGTGCGGGCGCGGGTCGAGAAGATGACCGCGGAGTGCGTCGAGGCGATCTCCGAGACCATCGCGCACGACACCGGCTTCGGCCACGAGGACTCGAAGCTGCTCGCCGTCGGGCTGACCGGGATGGCCGAGGTCGGCGCGCGCTGGTGGCTCGCGGCCCAGGTCGACGGACCGGGCTCGGTGCCCAAGGAGCGCGCCGTCGAGCTGCTTGTCGGGCTGTCCTGGCGCGGCATCAGCGGCGCCCCGCTGCACGGCTGA
- a CDS encoding DUF3107 domain-containing protein — protein sequence MEVKIGVQYAARELVLESAQSPEEVEKAVADALKADLGVLSLVDDKGRRVLVPADKLAYVEIAEAESRRVGFGAM from the coding sequence GTGGAGGTCAAGATCGGTGTGCAGTACGCCGCGCGCGAGCTCGTGCTGGAGAGCGCCCAGAGCCCGGAGGAGGTCGAGAAGGCCGTCGCTGACGCCCTGAAGGCCGATCTCGGTGTCCTCTCCCTCGTCGACGACAAGGGGCGTCGGGTCCTCGTGCCCGCCGACAAGCTCGCCTACGTCGAGATCGCCGAGGCGGAGTCCCGCCGCGTCGGCTTCGGAGCCATGTAG